In Kushneria marisflavi, the following are encoded in one genomic region:
- the trmL gene encoding tRNA (uridine(34)/cytosine(34)/5-carboxymethylaminomethyluridine(34)-2'-O)-methyltransferase TrmL has translation MLDIALFEPEIAPNTGNIIRLCANTGFRLHLIEPLGFELDDKRLRRAGLDYHEWARVQVHASLEAFMVVVEPQRLLAITTRGRTRHDQVAYQTGDVLLFGPESRGLPQALIDGLPEHQRLRIPMRADSRSLNLSNACAVLVYEAWRQLDFDGMS, from the coding sequence ATGCTGGACATCGCCCTGTTCGAGCCGGAAATCGCGCCCAATACCGGCAACATCATCAGACTCTGCGCCAATACCGGCTTTCGCCTGCATCTGATCGAGCCGCTCGGCTTTGAACTCGATGACAAGCGTCTGCGCCGGGCCGGGCTCGATTACCACGAGTGGGCCCGCGTTCAGGTGCATGCCTCGCTCGAGGCCTTCATGGTCGTCGTCGAGCCGCAGCGCCTGCTGGCCATCACCACGCGCGGGCGCACCCGTCATGATCAGGTGGCCTATCAGACCGGCGATGTGCTGCTGTTTGGTCCGGAAAGCCGCGGCCTGCCGCAGGCCCTGATCGATGGCCTGCCCGAGCATCAGCGCCTGCGCATCCCCATGCGTGCCGATAGCCGCAGTCTTAACCTGTCCAACGCTTGTGCGGTGCTGGTTTACGAGGCCTGGCGGCAGCTGGATTTCGACGGGATGTCGTAG
- the rph gene encoding ribonuclease PH: MRPSGRAPEATREITLTRGYTKHAEGSVLVAFGDTQVLCTASVEAGVPRWLRGKGQGWITAEYGMLPRATHTRSGREAARGKQGGRTVEIQRLIGRSLRAAIDLKKLGEFTITIDCDVLQADGGTRTAAITGGCVALVDAIQSLQRSKQIKTDPLKQLVSAVSVGIFKGQAVTDLDYAEDSRAETDMNVVMTADGGIIEVQGTAEKKSFSRSELNAMMDMAEAGCEQLFAHQREALGTVS, from the coding sequence ATGCGACCCAGTGGACGTGCCCCCGAGGCAACCCGTGAAATTACCCTGACCCGCGGCTACACGAAGCACGCCGAAGGCTCGGTGCTGGTCGCCTTTGGCGATACGCAGGTGCTGTGTACGGCAAGTGTTGAAGCCGGTGTGCCCCGCTGGCTGCGTGGCAAGGGTCAGGGCTGGATCACGGCCGAGTACGGCATGCTGCCGCGCGCGACCCATACCCGCAGCGGCCGGGAAGCGGCGCGTGGCAAGCAGGGTGGTCGCACGGTGGAAATTCAGCGTCTGATCGGGCGCAGCCTGCGCGCGGCGATCGATCTGAAAAAGCTGGGCGAGTTCACCATCACCATCGACTGCGACGTGCTTCAGGCCGATGGTGGCACGCGTACGGCGGCGATTACCGGCGGCTGTGTGGCGCTGGTGGATGCGATCCAGTCGCTGCAGCGCAGCAAGCAGATCAAGACGGACCCACTCAAGCAGCTGGTCAGTGCGGTATCGGTCGGCATCTTCAAGGGACAGGCGGTCACGGATCTGGACTACGCCGAGGACTCGCGCGCCGAGACCGACATGAACGTGGTCATGACCGCCGATGGCGGTATCATCGAGGTGCAGGGCACGGCCGAGAAGAAGTCGTTCTCGCGCAGTGAGCTCAACGCCATGATGGACATGGCGGAAGCCGGCTGCGAGCAGCTCTTTGCCCATCAGCGCGAAGCGCTGGGCACGGTCAGCTGA
- a CDS encoding YicC/YloC family endoribonuclease has translation MARSMTAFTRQTLDADWGSLALELRSVNQRYLDLHFRLPESLRDLEAPFRDSLRGALSRGKIECSLRFERAQSASAGLDINVEHLEVLMETLTRLRRHAPEASMPTLLELLDHPGVSRGGEIDMDAVRAAALKLMSQALDDLNAGREREGEQLCALIRERLTGIRAQVEEVRAHLPSVLERQRRQTLERLETVKAELDPARLEAEMALMAQKADVAEELDRLETHVNEVERQLSQKGPIGRRLDFLMQELNREANTLSSKAAVTDTTRCAVELKVLIEQMREQIQNIE, from the coding sequence ATGGCACGCAGCATGACCGCCTTCACCCGCCAGACGCTGGATGCCGACTGGGGCAGCCTTGCGCTCGAGCTTCGCTCGGTCAACCAGCGCTATCTCGACCTGCATTTTCGTCTGCCCGAGTCCCTGCGCGATCTTGAAGCGCCGTTTCGTGACAGCCTGCGTGGCGCACTCTCCCGCGGCAAGATCGAGTGCTCGCTGCGCTTTGAGCGCGCCCAGAGCGCCAGTGCCGGGCTCGATATCAACGTCGAGCATCTCGAGGTCTTGATGGAGACCCTGACGCGCCTGCGCCGGCACGCCCCGGAAGCCTCGATGCCGACGCTGCTGGAGCTTCTCGACCATCCCGGTGTCTCCCGCGGCGGCGAGATCGACATGGATGCCGTACGCGCTGCCGCGCTCAAGCTGATGTCGCAGGCACTTGATGACCTGAACGCCGGTCGCGAGCGCGAAGGCGAACAGCTCTGTGCGCTGATCCGCGAACGCCTCACCGGCATTCGTGCCCAGGTTGAAGAGGTCCGCGCTCACCTGCCGTCCGTACTGGAACGTCAGCGCCGTCAGACTCTGGAGCGTCTGGAGACCGTGAAGGCCGAACTCGATCCGGCCCGGCTGGAAGCGGAAATGGCACTGATGGCGCAAAAGGCCGATGTCGCCGAAGAACTCGACCGGCTGGAAACCCACGTCAATGAAGTCGAACGTCAGCTGAGTCAAAAGGGCCCCATCGGGCGCCGCCTGGACTTTTTGATGCAGGAGCTCAACCGCGAGGCCAACACGCTCTCGTCCAAGGCCGCGGTCACCGACACCACCCGCTGTGCGGTGGAGCTCAAGGTGCTGATCGAGCAGATGCGCGAGCAAATTCAAAATATCGAGTAA
- the pyrE gene encoding orotate phosphoribosyltransferase encodes MFDEQREFIEFAIAEQALRFGEFTLKSGRVSPYFFNAGHFHSGAALAMLGRCYAGAIQRAGVEFDLLFGPAYKGIPLASSTAIAMATHHDRNLPWSFNRKEAKDHGEGGSIVGAPLSGRVLIIDDVITAGTAIGESMALIEAAGATAAGVVVALDRQERGQGDISAIEDVRRRYDIPVIPIVTLAGILEYLETHGDAALAPYARDIQEYRARYGV; translated from the coding sequence ATGTTTGACGAGCAGCGAGAATTCATCGAATTCGCCATTGCCGAGCAAGCGCTCCGCTTTGGCGAGTTCACCCTCAAGTCGGGGCGCGTCAGTCCCTATTTCTTCAATGCCGGCCATTTTCACAGTGGTGCGGCACTGGCCATGCTGGGGCGCTGTTATGCCGGGGCCATTCAGCGCGCCGGCGTGGAGTTCGATCTCCTGTTCGGCCCTGCCTACAAGGGCATCCCGCTGGCATCGAGTACGGCCATTGCCATGGCGACTCATCATGACCGCAATCTGCCCTGGTCGTTCAATCGAAAGGAAGCCAAGGACCACGGTGAAGGCGGCTCGATTGTTGGCGCACCGCTGTCCGGCCGCGTGCTGATCATTGATGATGTCATTACCGCCGGTACCGCCATTGGTGAATCCATGGCCCTGATTGAAGCTGCCGGTGCCACCGCCGCCGGCGTGGTGGTGGCCCTTGACCGCCAGGAGCGCGGTCAGGGGGACATCAGCGCCATCGAGGATGTTCGCAGGCGCTACGACATTCCGGTCATACCGATCGTGACGCTGGCCGGCATTCTCGAATATCTCGAGACCCACGGCGATGCCGCGCTTGCCCCTTATGCCCGCGATATTCAGGAGTATCGCGCGCGCTACGGCGTTTAG
- a CDS encoding exodeoxyribonuclease III — protein MKIASINVNGMRRAVERGFLDWLKAQDADIVCVQNLKTKSFELDDSILYPEGYEGYFLDAEQDDFSGVGIYCRKIPKAIMYGLGFEQCDNEGRFLQADYERFSVASFLMPEDPHAKQRFIAQYSDYLSKLRRKRRQYIIAGSWYIAHKTVDLDHWSEHQSTPGFRPEERAFMDQVFGPMDFVDTFREIERNAGHHTWWQKHDSEVPRKRQDGWRTDYQITGPDIARTVKSAWIDRDADFSEFAPLIIEYDLEL, from the coding sequence ATGAAAATCGCCAGTATCAACGTCAATGGCATGCGCAGGGCCGTCGAACGGGGTTTCCTCGACTGGCTGAAGGCGCAGGATGCCGACATCGTCTGCGTGCAGAACCTGAAGACCAAAAGCTTCGAGCTGGACGACTCGATCCTCTATCCGGAAGGCTATGAAGGCTATTTCCTGGATGCCGAGCAGGACGACTTTTCAGGCGTGGGTATCTACTGCCGCAAGATCCCCAAGGCGATCATGTATGGTCTGGGCTTTGAGCAGTGCGACAACGAAGGTCGCTTTTTGCAGGCCGACTACGAGCGCTTCAGCGTCGCGTCCTTTCTGATGCCGGAAGACCCGCACGCCAAGCAGCGCTTTATTGCGCAGTACAGCGACTACCTCAGCAAGCTGCGCCGCAAGCGTCGCCAGTACATCATCGCCGGCAGCTGGTACATCGCCCACAAGACCGTCGATCTCGACCACTGGTCCGAGCACCAGAGCACGCCCGGGTTTCGCCCCGAAGAGCGCGCGTTCATGGACCAGGTCTTCGGCCCGATGGACTTTGTCGATACCTTCCGCGAAATCGAGCGCAACGCCGGCCATCACACCTGGTGGCAAAAGCACGACAGCGAAGTGCCGCGCAAGCGTCAGGACGGCTGGCGTACCGACTACCAGATCACCGGGCCTGACATCGCCCGCACGGTCAAGAGCGCCTGGATCGACCGTGACGCTGATTTCAGCGAGTTCGCACCGCTGATCATCGAATACGATCTGGAGCTCTGA
- a CDS encoding AlpA family transcriptional regulator codes for MRLLKLKDVMFATGLARSTVYKYIAENNFPKPVSLGERNVAWVEDEINNWIAIKIKERDEAATAA; via the coding sequence ATGAGATTACTCAAACTGAAAGACGTGATGTTTGCAACGGGCCTAGCGCGTTCTACCGTTTATAAATACATAGCTGAAAACAACTTTCCTAAGCCGGTGTCCTTGGGCGAACGAAACGTCGCTTGGGTGGAAGATGAAATCAACAACTGGATTGCGATCAAAATAAAAGAAAGAGACGAGGCTGCTACTGCAGCATGA
- a CDS encoding tyrosine-type recombinase/integrase: MGSLNARKVQALIKGGEAGRYSDGDGLYLMVPQKGTPYWMLRYTLSGKRREMTLGKHAHLSLAEARVRAQDHQKLVQDGIDPIEARKQEQQVSIRTVDDLFADWYPDLEKRLKHPRIPYRIYHKEVAPSLGKRELDTVTPMEVRGIVRKVAHSGRPTIANDTLMYLKQLFNHAIKLGLITYNPATAFNVNDAGGVEKSRSRALTLDEINTAFTVFRENNASFSRENYLACALLVVLGTRKTELTEARWKEFDLANSQWTLPGERSKSGIGIRIPLPPQAIDWLEELRIRACGSEFVFPSRRGNRSPHMGKDTLNRAIAKLFGSEPGKKQQPDNRMGDLEPFTVHDLRRTCRSLLAATGTPAHVAERCLNHKIKGVEGIYDRYDYFQERKIAHQKVSDLVSLK; encoded by the coding sequence ATGGGAAGCCTCAATGCCAGAAAGGTGCAGGCCCTTATCAAGGGAGGAGAAGCCGGGCGTTACAGCGACGGTGATGGCCTGTACCTCATGGTGCCGCAAAAGGGCACTCCATACTGGATGTTGAGGTACACGCTATCGGGTAAACGCCGGGAGATGACGCTGGGCAAACATGCTCATCTCTCTCTTGCAGAAGCCCGAGTCAGAGCTCAGGACCATCAGAAGCTGGTTCAGGATGGCATTGACCCCATTGAGGCACGCAAGCAGGAACAGCAGGTGTCGATAAGAACCGTCGACGACCTGTTTGCAGACTGGTATCCGGATCTCGAGAAGCGTCTCAAGCATCCCAGAATCCCATACCGTATTTATCACAAGGAAGTGGCCCCCAGCTTGGGCAAACGAGAGCTGGATACCGTGACGCCCATGGAAGTAAGAGGGATCGTCAGGAAAGTGGCGCACAGCGGCCGACCAACGATCGCCAATGATACATTGATGTATCTGAAGCAGTTGTTTAACCATGCCATCAAGCTGGGGCTTATCACCTATAACCCGGCAACAGCCTTCAACGTTAATGACGCCGGCGGTGTGGAAAAAAGCCGTAGCCGAGCCCTGACCCTGGACGAGATCAACACGGCTTTCACCGTGTTTCGAGAAAACAACGCAAGCTTTAGTAGAGAGAATTATCTCGCCTGCGCGCTCTTGGTGGTACTGGGAACAAGAAAGACCGAGCTGACCGAAGCACGATGGAAAGAATTCGATCTGGCCAACAGCCAATGGACACTGCCTGGGGAGCGCAGCAAGTCCGGCATCGGCATCAGGATCCCGCTTCCCCCTCAGGCCATCGATTGGCTGGAGGAGCTCAGGATACGGGCCTGCGGCTCGGAGTTTGTATTCCCCAGCCGACGGGGTAACAGATCTCCTCATATGGGCAAGGACACGCTGAATCGTGCTATCGCCAAGCTGTTTGGCAGCGAGCCCGGCAAGAAGCAACAGCCAGACAATCGAATGGGCGATCTGGAACCTTTCACCGTGCATGATCTACGTCGTACCTGCCGAAGCCTGCTGGCTGCCACAGGCACCCCGGCACATGTGGCAGAGCGCTGCCTGAACCACAAGATCAAGGGCGTTGAAGGCATCTATGACCGATACGATTATTTTCAGGAGCGAAAGATCGCTCATCAAAAAGTGTCTGACTTAGTCTCTCTAAAATAA
- a CDS encoding mandelate racemase/muconate lactonizing enzyme family protein: MKITAIETLHAREFENVLWVRIHTDEGTIGLGETFYGAGAVAAHIHDTLAPRLLGRDPLAIEALHREMTNLPLAHASTGAESRATSAIDIALWDLFGKVCQQPVHQMLGGLCQPRLRIYNTCAGYGYVRNRDIRTVKNWNLGSSEGPFEDLNAFMTDAGALAENLLESGISAMKIWPFDPIAQQTHGLDINAEQMKTALRPFEQIRNRVGDAMDIMVEFHSQWNLTSAKRIARALEPYNPYWFEDPIKMTSTSALGEYARATSVPVCGSETLGSRWPYKEMLDQDALGVVMVDLCWTGGLTEGRKIAALAETFHKPFAPHDCIGPVGFAAAVHMSFSQPNTLIQESVRAFYRGWYQELVTTVPRIENGYVYPMEGPGLGVELLPEVFERPDLVTRKSQ, translated from the coding sequence ATGAAAATCACTGCCATCGAAACCCTGCACGCGCGCGAATTCGAAAACGTGCTCTGGGTACGTATCCATACCGATGAGGGCACCATTGGCCTGGGGGAAACCTTCTACGGCGCCGGTGCCGTGGCCGCCCATATTCACGACACCCTGGCGCCCAGGCTACTGGGGCGCGACCCGCTGGCCATCGAGGCGCTTCACCGGGAGATGACCAACCTACCATTGGCACACGCCTCGACCGGCGCCGAGTCGCGCGCCACCTCGGCCATTGATATCGCGCTGTGGGATCTGTTTGGCAAGGTCTGTCAGCAGCCGGTGCATCAGATGCTGGGCGGGCTCTGCCAGCCGCGGCTAAGGATCTACAACACCTGCGCCGGCTACGGCTATGTCCGCAACCGTGATATTCGAACGGTCAAAAACTGGAATCTGGGCAGCAGCGAAGGCCCTTTCGAGGATCTCAACGCCTTCATGACCGATGCCGGCGCACTGGCCGAAAATCTGCTGGAAAGCGGTATCAGCGCCATGAAGATCTGGCCCTTTGACCCCATCGCTCAGCAGACCCATGGGCTGGACATCAACGCCGAGCAGATGAAAACGGCGCTGCGCCCCTTCGAACAGATTCGAAATCGCGTGGGCGATGCGATGGACATCATGGTGGAGTTTCACTCCCAGTGGAATCTGACCAGTGCCAAGCGCATTGCCAGGGCGCTGGAGCCCTATAACCCGTACTGGTTCGAGGACCCGATCAAGATGACCTCAACCTCGGCGCTGGGGGAATACGCGCGCGCCACCTCGGTACCGGTATGCGGCAGTGAAACGCTGGGCTCGCGCTGGCCCTACAAGGAGATGCTCGATCAGGACGCGCTTGGTGTGGTGATGGTGGATCTGTGCTGGACCGGCGGGCTGACCGAGGGCCGCAAGATCGCCGCCCTTGCCGAGACCTTTCACAAGCCCTTCGCGCCACACGACTGCATTGGCCCTGTCGGTTTCGCCGCCGCCGTCCACATGTCCTTCAGTCAGCCCAACACCCTGATTCAGGAGTCGGTCCGGGCCTTCTACCGCGGCTGGTATCAGGAGCTGGTCACGACCGTTCCGCGCATCGAAAACGGTTACGTCTATCCCATGGAAGGGCCGGGGCTGGGGGTCGAGCTGCTGCCGGAAGTCTTTGAACGCCCCGACCTGGTCACCCGTAAAAGCCAGTAA
- the rep gene encoding DNA helicase Rep produces MSDIRQRISGLNPRQREAVKYIDGPCLVLAGAGSGKTSVITTKIAYLVHECGMSARRIAAVTFTNKAAREMKERVQALLPGRSGHGLTVSTFHTLGLTIIRSELKTLGLRPGFSLFDPEDAKALLRDLMQKDAQIDADQINQVQGRISNWKNDLILPGHALSHAETEDDAWCARIYEHYVRHLKAYNAVDFDDLIMLPATMFERHPEVLQRWRNRIHYMLVDEYQDTNSSQYQLVRMLMAERQTFTVVGDDDQSIYAWRGARPENLVQLGEDFPSLNVIKLEQNYRSTSIILKAANTLIANNPHVYEKTLWSDKGRGEPIRIIVNRNEEAETERVATEILTRRIKESAQWRDFAVLYRGNFQARLLELKLQHHQIPYKLSGGTSFFSRNEIKDAMAYLRLLINPADDNAFLRIVNVPRREIGPTTLEKLANYAQERKVSLFAACSEMGLSHVLSERAVDRLGRFNHFLEGIRKRMDQGDAIAAIRAMFAEMDYEAWLYQNASAPIIAEKRMGNVYILIDQLEKSMHRDTEDGDDAAEETDDVEAAISRLVLRDILDQQAQEDDTDKVQLLTLHASKGLEFPHVYVMGMEEELLPHRNSIEMDTIEEERRLAYVGITRARQTLTLSLAQQRKQFGEMMNCAPSRFLDELPPEDLEWYGRADKEDPEKKRERGQSAIAGLRSLLG; encoded by the coding sequence ATGTCCGATATTCGCCAACGCATCAGCGGCCTCAATCCGCGTCAGCGTGAAGCCGTGAAATACATCGATGGCCCCTGTCTGGTGCTCGCCGGTGCCGGCTCCGGCAAGACCAGCGTGATCACCACCAAGATCGCCTATCTGGTCCACGAGTGCGGCATGAGCGCCCGACGCATTGCGGCGGTTACCTTTACCAACAAGGCCGCCCGCGAGATGAAGGAGCGCGTACAGGCACTGTTGCCCGGGCGCAGCGGCCACGGCCTGACCGTGTCGACCTTTCATACCCTGGGGCTGACCATCATCCGCTCGGAGCTGAAAACGCTGGGCCTGCGCCCGGGCTTTTCGCTGTTTGATCCGGAGGATGCCAAGGCGCTTTTGCGCGATCTGATGCAAAAGGACGCCCAGATCGATGCCGATCAGATCAACCAGGTGCAGGGTCGAATCTCGAACTGGAAAAACGACCTGATTCTGCCGGGGCATGCGCTTTCACACGCCGAGACCGAGGACGATGCCTGGTGCGCGCGCATTTACGAGCACTACGTGCGCCATTTAAAGGCCTATAACGCGGTCGATTTCGATGACCTGATCATGCTGCCGGCGACCATGTTCGAGCGTCACCCGGAGGTGCTCCAGCGCTGGCGAAACCGCATCCACTACATGCTGGTGGACGAGTATCAGGACACCAACTCCAGCCAGTATCAGCTGGTGCGCATGCTGATGGCCGAGCGCCAGACCTTTACCGTGGTGGGCGATGATGACCAGTCGATCTATGCCTGGCGCGGCGCACGCCCGGAAAACCTGGTGCAGCTCGGTGAGGACTTTCCCTCGCTTAACGTCATCAAGCTGGAACAGAACTACCGCTCGACCTCGATCATCCTCAAGGCCGCCAACACCCTGATTGCCAACAATCCGCACGTCTATGAGAAGACGCTGTGGTCGGACAAGGGGCGCGGCGAGCCGATCCGGATCATCGTCAATCGCAACGAGGAAGCCGAGACCGAGCGGGTCGCCACCGAAATCCTCACCCGGCGCATCAAGGAGAGCGCCCAGTGGCGCGATTTTGCCGTGCTCTATCGCGGCAACTTTCAGGCAAGGCTTTTGGAGTTGAAGCTCCAGCACCACCAGATTCCCTACAAGCTCTCCGGTGGCACCTCCTTTTTCTCGCGCAATGAGATCAAGGATGCGATGGCCTATCTGCGCCTTCTGATCAACCCGGCCGATGACAACGCCTTTTTGCGCATCGTCAACGTTCCGCGCCGCGAGATCGGTCCCACCACGCTCGAGAAACTGGCCAACTACGCTCAGGAGCGCAAGGTCAGCCTCTTTGCCGCCTGCAGCGAGATGGGGCTTTCGCACGTGCTCTCCGAGCGCGCCGTGGATCGGCTGGGGCGCTTCAACCACTTTCTGGAAGGCATCCGCAAACGCATGGATCAGGGCGATGCGATCGCCGCGATCCGGGCGATGTTTGCCGAGATGGATTACGAGGCCTGGCTCTATCAGAACGCCAGCGCGCCGATCATTGCCGAAAAGCGCATGGGCAACGTGTATATCCTGATCGATCAGCTCGAGAAGTCGATGCACCGTGACACGGAGGATGGCGATGACGCGGCCGAGGAGACCGACGACGTTGAAGCCGCCATCTCGCGACTGGTGCTGCGCGACATTCTCGACCAGCAGGCCCAGGAAGATGACACCGACAAGGTGCAGCTTCTCACCCTGCACGCCTCCAAGGGGCTCGAGTTCCCGCATGTCTACGTGATGGGCATGGAGGAGGAACTGCTGCCGCATCGCAACTCGATCGAGATGGACACCATCGAGGAGGAGCGCCGGCTGGCCTATGTGGGCATCACCCGCGCCCGTCAGACGCTGACCCTGTCACTGGCCCAGCAGCGCAAGCAGTTTGGCGAGATGATGAACTGCGCACCGAGTCGCTTTCTTGACGAGCTGCCGCCGGAAGATCTGGAGTGGTACGGCCGCGCCGACAAGGAAGACCCGGAGAAAAAACGCGAGCGCGGCCAGAGTGCGATTGCCGGGCTGCGCTCGCTTTTGGGTTAG
- a CDS encoding STN domain-containing protein codes for MRYQRFARSLGQRLFHTGTGLLMGGIALGVAMPASAACQIQAIRYDYPAQRMDQALQQFAHTSGCPVEVDNTLVDNHQARALSGRFTPDAALIQLVRGSGLEVHLDNDHYRINQSDRERINDLVKTFRYRIESARDNDELSQNDARALDTQLDAIEAQSDQLITEQGFLSAAEKASYERLFAWLEGRLAPGTL; via the coding sequence ATGCGTTATCAGAGGTTTGCACGAAGTCTCGGACAACGTCTTTTTCACACAGGTACAGGGTTGCTGATGGGCGGCATCGCCCTCGGGGTCGCCATGCCGGCCAGCGCCGCCTGTCAGATTCAGGCCATCCGATACGATTATCCTGCTCAGCGCATGGATCAGGCCCTGCAGCAGTTTGCCCACACCAGCGGCTGCCCGGTCGAGGTGGACAACACCCTGGTCGACAATCATCAGGCACGGGCCCTGTCCGGACGCTTCACACCGGATGCCGCCCTGATTCAGCTGGTGCGAGGCTCGGGCCTTGAAGTCCATCTGGACAACGACCATTACCGGATCAATCAGAGTGACCGCGAGCGCATCAATGATCTGGTCAAGACGTTTCGCTATCGCATCGAAAGCGCCCGGGACAACGATGAGCTCAGCCAGAACGACGCCCGGGCCCTCGACACCCAGCTCGATGCCATCGAAGCGCAAAGCGATCAGCTGATCACCGAGCAGGGCTTTTTGAGCGCCGCCGAGAAGGCCAGCTATGAGCGTCTCTTTGCCTGGCTGGAAGGGCGGCTGGCACCCGGTACCCTTTAA
- a CDS encoding YfaZ family outer membrane protein, whose amino-acid sequence MKKIIISVLGAGLALSSLNASALSVSASGGEDAHGFQVNQGLLPGFSAGLGYFSTNDSGNNTKAYSGQLMFSPYLPGVDVSVGGRYQYLDSDYGDGGGLGLGGSAYVDTPIPRVSVGGYGFYTPEGLSHGDVNESYEYGARARATLIANTYGYVGYRYYHTDFDNHDGKTLFSGPELGVSVGF is encoded by the coding sequence ATGAAAAAGATCATCATCTCGGTACTGGGCGCAGGCCTTGCCCTCTCAAGTCTCAATGCCTCGGCTCTGAGCGTCTCGGCCAGCGGTGGCGAGGATGCCCACGGCTTTCAGGTCAATCAGGGCCTGCTGCCGGGCTTTAGTGCCGGACTGGGTTATTTCAGCACCAACGACAGCGGCAACAATACCAAGGCCTACTCCGGCCAGCTGATGTTCTCACCCTACCTGCCGGGCGTCGATGTGTCCGTCGGCGGGCGCTATCAGTACCTGGACTCCGACTACGGTGACGGGGGCGGTCTGGGCCTGGGCGGTTCGGCCTATGTCGATACGCCGATCCCGCGTGTCAGCGTCGGTGGCTACGGCTTCTATACGCCGGAAGGGCTGAGCCATGGCGACGTCAATGAAAGCTATGAGTACGGCGCCCGCGCACGTGCCACGCTGATCGCCAACACCTACGGCTATGTGGGTTATCGCTATTACCATACCGATTTCGATAACCACGATGGCAAGACGCTGTTCAGCGGTCCGGAACTGGGTGTCTCCGTCGGTTTCTAA
- a CDS encoding GNAT family N-acetyltransferase, giving the protein MRIIQDDLSSEVTVALIRAHVTDLAGHSPAESCHALDIEALRAPGMMFWSVWEDDTLAGCGALKTLDETHGEIKSMRTADTHLRRGVAAKLLDHIIREARTRGFKRLSLETGTPAVFAPARSLYARFGFETCPPFGSYSEDPYSVFMTKSLEDPGYDIPSKSSCRQAS; this is encoded by the coding sequence ATGAGGATCATTCAGGACGATTTGAGCAGCGAGGTCACCGTCGCGCTGATCCGCGCGCATGTCACAGACCTTGCCGGCCACTCTCCCGCAGAGAGCTGTCATGCGCTGGATATCGAGGCGCTGCGCGCCCCCGGCATGATGTTCTGGAGTGTGTGGGAGGATGACACCCTTGCCGGCTGCGGCGCACTCAAGACACTCGATGAGACTCATGGGGAGATCAAGTCGATGCGCACGGCCGATACGCACCTGCGCCGTGGGGTGGCGGCCAAGCTGCTCGATCATATTATTCGCGAGGCGCGCACGCGCGGCTTCAAGCGGCTGAGCCTTGAGACCGGGACACCAGCGGTCTTCGCCCCGGCACGCAGCCTCTATGCCCGCTTCGGGTTCGAAACCTGCCCGCCGTTTGGCAGCTATAGCGAGGACCCTTACAGCGTGTTCATGACGAAATCGCTTGAGGATCCGGGCTACGACATCCCGTCGAAATCCAGCTGCCGCCAGGCCTCGTAA
- a CDS encoding SDR family oxidoreductase — protein sequence MMNLFDLTGRTALITGSSGGLGLAMSQALSDAGAAIVLHGRNQDKLREAAAQFASRDVEVETLSFDVTCEADVHRAFESLDERGITIDILINNAGMQHRQPMVELSLADWQKVIDTNLSAAFLVGQQVARRLIEKGQGGKIINVGSLTSQVARATVAPYTAAKGGIRLLTCSMAAEWAEHNIQANAIGPGYMLTDMTRALSEDPTFDGWVKARTPSRRWGLPEDLASTVIYLAAPGSGYVNGQIIYVDGGMLAVL from the coding sequence ATGATGAATCTGTTTGATCTCACCGGCAGAACCGCCCTGATTACCGGCTCATCGGGAGGGCTGGGACTGGCCATGTCACAGGCCCTCAGCGATGCGGGGGCGGCCATCGTCCTGCATGGCCGCAATCAGGACAAGCTGCGCGAGGCGGCGGCACAATTTGCGTCCAGAGACGTCGAGGTAGAGACCCTCTCCTTTGATGTCACCTGCGAAGCCGACGTGCACCGGGCGTTCGAGAGCCTCGACGAACGCGGCATCACGATCGATATCCTGATCAACAATGCCGGCATGCAGCATCGCCAGCCGATGGTAGAGCTGTCGCTGGCCGACTGGCAAAAGGTGATCGACACCAATCTGAGCGCAGCCTTTCTGGTGGGCCAGCAGGTGGCGCGGCGCCTGATTGAAAAGGGGCAGGGCGGCAAGATCATCAACGTCGGCTCGCTGACAAGCCAGGTGGCTCGGGCAACCGTGGCACCCTATACGGCGGCAAAGGGAGGCATCCGGCTGCTGACCTGTTCGATGGCCGCCGAGTGGGCCGAACACAACATCCAGGCCAACGCCATAGGTCCGGGGTACATGCTGACGGACATGACCCGCGCCCTGTCAGAGGACCCGACATTTGACGGCTGGGTCAAGGCGCGCACGCCATCGCGCCGATGGGGCCTTCCGGAAGACCTGGCCAGTACGGTCATCTATCTGGCGGCACCCGGTTCAGGCTACGTCAATGGACAGATCATCTATGTCGATGGCGGCATGCTGGCCGTGTTGTAG